From Streptomyces sp. NBC_01754, a single genomic window includes:
- a CDS encoding ArsI/CadI family heavy metal resistance metalloenzyme yields the protein MSRVQLALNVADLEAAVTFYSRLFGVEPAKRRPGYANFAVTTPPLKLVLIEGEPGQETRLDHLGVEVDTTEEVTGATTRLKDAGLATFEENDTSCCYALQDKVWVHGPGKEPWEIYVVKADAGHMGESAALDGDGCCAGEGETAEGAPAAAGCACGD from the coding sequence ATGTCCCGTGTCCAGCTCGCTCTCAACGTCGCCGACCTCGAAGCGGCGGTCACCTTCTATTCCAGGCTGTTCGGCGTCGAACCGGCCAAGCGGCGTCCTGGCTACGCCAACTTCGCCGTCACCACCCCGCCGCTCAAGCTCGTCCTGATCGAGGGTGAGCCGGGCCAGGAGACCCGTCTGGATCACCTCGGCGTCGAGGTCGACACCACCGAGGAGGTCACCGGGGCCACCACCCGGCTCAAGGACGCCGGTCTCGCGACGTTCGAGGAGAACGACACGTCCTGCTGCTACGCCCTCCAGGACAAGGTGTGGGTTCACGGCCCCGGCAAGGAACCCTGGGAGATCTACGTCGTCAAGGCCGACGCCGGCCACATGGGCGAGAGCGCCGCTCTCGACGGCGACGGCTGCTGTGCGGGCGAAGGCGAGACCGCCGAGGGGGCACCGGCGGCCGCGGGGTGCGCCTGCGGCGACTGA
- a CDS encoding ArsR/SmtB family transcription factor produces the protein MVNRERAVPGRGGAEGCCPDLLTAPLGEERAAELAKVFKALGDPVRLRLLSMIASRADGEICVCDLTPAFELSQPTISHHLKLLKQAGLIDSERRGTWVYYRLLPQATDRLAALLTRPAGQAPAGPAPAAPAVRAL, from the coding sequence ATGGTGAATCGAGAGCGCGCGGTGCCCGGCCGGGGCGGTGCCGAAGGGTGCTGTCCGGATCTGCTGACCGCCCCGCTGGGCGAGGAGCGCGCGGCCGAACTGGCGAAGGTGTTCAAGGCCCTGGGGGACCCGGTACGGCTGAGGCTGCTGTCGATGATCGCCTCTCGTGCGGACGGCGAGATCTGCGTCTGTGACCTCACCCCGGCCTTCGAGTTGTCGCAGCCGACGATTTCCCATCACCTCAAACTGCTGAAGCAGGCCGGGCTCATCGACTCCGAGCGGCGCGGAACCTGGGTGTACTACCGGCTGCTGCCGCAGGCGACCGACCGTCTTGCCGCGCTCCTCACCCGGCCCGCCGGGCAGGCTCCGGCCGGACCCGCGCCCGCCGCGCCGGCCGTGCGCGCCTTGTAG
- a CDS encoding DUF4126 family protein, which yields MRPVGDALARAALIGAVTGLRSQWGIAAVSWTVRPAAAASSVTQQLLARPWVRGSVLVTAVGEFVADKSPRAPSRLTPGGLVPRVVLGALSGMALAERERPMVPPAAAAAAGATAAYAFALAGVRWRRTAGVPADAVAAAVEDVLAMALAWVACARGDAACGPPARGGGEGPWSGRSATGPRPGGPIHDDGEVPGEP from the coding sequence GTGAGACCGGTGGGAGATGCGTTGGCCAGGGCCGCGCTGATCGGTGCCGTCACCGGCCTCCGGAGCCAGTGGGGGATCGCCGCGGTCTCCTGGACCGTCCGGCCCGCCGCCGCGGCGTCGTCGGTGACACAGCAGCTGCTGGCCCGGCCGTGGGTGCGCGGGAGCGTGCTGGTCACCGCCGTGGGGGAGTTCGTCGCGGACAAGTCGCCGCGTGCCCCGAGCCGTCTCACTCCGGGGGGTCTGGTTCCGCGCGTCGTGCTCGGCGCCCTGTCCGGCATGGCGCTCGCCGAGCGCGAACGCCCCATGGTCCCGCCGGCCGCGGCTGCGGCAGCCGGTGCCACGGCGGCCTACGCGTTCGCGCTGGCCGGAGTTCGGTGGCGCCGGACGGCGGGTGTCCCTGCCGACGCCGTGGCCGCCGCCGTAGAGGACGTGCTGGCCATGGCTCTGGCCTGGGTCGCCTGCGCCCGGGGCGACGCGGCGTGCGGCCCTCCGGCACGGGGCGGTGGCGAAGGGCCGTGGAGCGGGCGGTCCGCCACCGGTCCGAGGCCGGGCGGCCCGATCCATGACGACGGCGAGGTTCCTGGGGAGCCGTAG
- a CDS encoding MbtH family protein yields the protein MTNPFDDESGRFVVLVNDESQYSLWPAHIDIPGGWRIEGREGSRQECLDAVESVWTDMRPAGLVRAMEADAG from the coding sequence ATGACCAATCCTTTCGATGACGAGTCGGGGCGGTTCGTGGTCTTGGTGAACGACGAGAGCCAGTACTCGCTCTGGCCCGCGCACATCGATATTCCGGGTGGCTGGCGTATCGAGGGCCGGGAAGGATCGCGCCAGGAATGTCTGGACGCGGTCGAGAGTGTCTGGACGGACATGCGCCCGGCCGGTCTGGTGCGCGCGATGGAGGCCGACGCCGGCTAG